The segment TATATCCAGGTGAATACGCATCAGACAAACATTATCTGGCTGAACTGACACGAAAAGCCATCAGGCTGGCACAATCAGACACAGATGACTACAAGGCAATAGAGGAATTAGGAGAAGGATGGACAGGCGAAGAAGCCTGGGCCATATCTCTTTTCTGCACCATCAGGCATATAGACAGTATACATGATGCTATTGTTGCTTCTGTCAATCACAATGGAGACAGTGATTCCACCGGATCAATTACCGGCAATATCATGGGAGCCATCTATGGCTACGAGGAGATCAAGCGGCAAAATCTGTTCTGTCCTGAAGGGAAAAAGTTTGAAGACACGATTGAGCTTTCAAACATTATACTTGCCCTGGCAGATGACTTGACTACAAATTCTAAAATCGACATGTCTACTCCGATTGATACTCCAGATCGAAAACAGTGGTATGAGCGTTATTGGGAAATGAAGCCTGTCGGATTAAAACAGGACAATCATTCAACAGGTTTATTCAAGAGTGAAAGCAAGAAATAATGCAGAGACATGGCTGATGCTGTTCATCATGAAAGAAGGATTTGATTTTGAATACATCAAGACCAACCTGAAAAAGTTGTCCGCCTAACTGCAAACTTGTAAATTTGCAGGGTAAGATTAAAATAACAGATAGATTTATTAAAAACCGAACATCATGAAAAAGATTTTAATCGTATCGGGACATCCCGACCTGAATGATTCGTTTGCCAACAAAACGATACTGGAAGAAATGCATAAATTGTTGCCGGATGCAGAAATTGCCTACCTGGACAAACTCTATCCGGATTTCTGTATCGATGTACCGAAAGAACAGGAACGTCTGCTCCGCGCTGACATCATCGTGCTGCAATATCCGCTGTTCTGGTACACAGCGCCTTCTCTCCTGCATCGCTGGATAGAAAAGACCTTCACCCATGGATTTTCACACGGCAAGTCGGGCGACAAGCTGAAAGGCAAACAACTGGTGCTGTCTTTTACAACCGGTGCTCCTGAAGAAATGTACAGCTACGACGGACCGCAGCAGCACCTCATCGACGACTTCCTGACACCTTATAAACAGATGGCCAATCTTTGCGGACTGCAGTGGTGTGGCTATGTGTATAGCGGCGGACTCTCGTATGCAAGCCGGCACGACGAGAAGGAACTGGCCCGGATGAAGGAGAAATCCATTCTTCATGCCCATCGGCTGGTAGAGAAGCTGAAAAGCATGGAGTAATAAAATTCTTGCAGCGCTTTTCAGTTGTTATGTCCATATACCTTATTTAACGCAGTGATACCCTCCCGATTCACATCTTTCGCATAATTTTGCATACAATTGAATAAAGGATAACGTGAAAGGATATATATGGCACAACTGAGAGAGATGACATCAGGGCCGAGTCTGCCGCTGATTTTGAATTTTACCTTACCTTTGTTGCTCGGCAACTTGCTTCAGCAGACGTATTCGCTGGTAGATGCCGCTATCGTTGGAAAATTTTTGGGTATCAATGCTCTGGCTTCTGTGGGTGCCAGTACATCTGTCGTGTTTCTGATATTGGGATTCTGTAATGGATGCTGCGGTGGCTTCAGTATTCCGGTGGCCCAGAAATTCGGAGCACACGATTATGTGACAATGCGGCGCTATGTGTCGGTCAGTCTGAAACTGACGGCTGTCATGTCGGTCGTAGTGGCCGTCATTACCAGTTTGCTTTGCGGATTCATACTGCGGACGATGCAGACACCCGAAAATATCTTCCAAGGGGCTTACATTTATCTGCTCATCACGTTTATTGGCGTACCCTGTACGTTCTTCTACAACCTGCTTTCCTGTATTATCCGTGCATTGGGCGACAGCAAGACGCCGTTCTGGTTTCTGCTGCTTTCTACCATACTGAACATTATCCTCGACCTGTTCTTTATCATTACGTTAGGATGGGGCGTTGCTGGCGCCGGCATTGCCACGGTCGTCTCCCAGGGAGTTTCTGCACTGCTGTGCTATCTCTATATGTACCGCAAGTTTGATATTCTGAAAACCGAGCCTTCTGACCGTATTTTCCGGAAAAAACTGGCCAGCCAGCTTCTGGCGATTGGTGTGCCGATGGGCCTGCAGTTTTCTATCACAGCCATTGGAAGCATCATGCTGCAGAGTGCGAACAACGCATTGGGCACGGCCTGTGTGGCGGCCTTTACCGCAGCCATGCGTATCAAGATGTTCGTAATGTGTCCGCTCGATGCCTTGGGTATGGCCATGGCTACGTACTCCGGACAGAACTATGGCGCCGGCAAGCCTGAACGCATCTGGATGGGTGTCAAATCGGCCACCCTGATGATGGTAGTTTATTGTGCTGCAATTGCTGCAATCATGTGGGGACTGGCTGATAAGTTTGCCCTGCTGTTCATCTCGCCCGACGAGACAGAGATCATGAAAGATACAGTGCTGTTCCTGCATATCAATACATCGTTCTTTGTCCTGTTAGGATCGCTGAGTATTTTCCGCTACAGCATTCAGGGAGTAGGCTATACACGGTTATCCATGTTTTCAGGCGTTTCCGAGATGATAGCCCGCGTGCTGGTCAGTCTCTTTCTCGTGCCAGCCTTTAAATTCCTGGGTGTCTGCATGGGCGATCCGACGGCCTGGCTGTTTGCCAACCTTTTCCTGATTCCGGCCTTTTTCTATGTCTACCGGCAGTTGAAAGAAAGCAGAAAGAGAAACCAGGTTCTGGCCAATTCGTGACTGTCCACAGCCTTCACCCGGGAAGTTTCCATATGTTTCAGGCCCCAAAAGCAGCTCAGAGCAAGATGTTGCTCTACTTTACAACGCTGCTCCAGTTCCTCTATTTTCTTATGCTGGCCAGCAATCTCTCTCTGAAAGGAAACCCGGTATAACGGTTCGAACTTTCGCCTAAACTTTCTTCTTCATCGGAATCGAAAAGATCACTACTAAAATTCTTTATTATCATGATAATTATTGATTTAAATACTTATTTTGAAAAACTTACCGTTCCACAGGCAGTCACAAAATATTATCTTGTTGTGGTCCGCATAGGCTAACTCTATGACATCGTCTACCCGATTATGCCCAACCACCTGAACAAATCCATGTAGCGGATCATTCAGTTCAGACCGGTCTGCCCAGAATATTCCACCCATAAGGCCGGCATCTCCACCCCGAACTGCACCAACCTGGAACAAAGCCTGGACCTGCCTGTCGTCCGGGGCATTCAACTGGGCTGCAATATCTCCGTGAATATCTCCTTTAAAATCGTTTACAAACCAAGGGTGAGATATTCCGGCATGAGTAAATATGATATTTTTTACCTGATATGCATATTGAAACAACTCCCGATTGTCGAGAAACATCCGTCGTATTCTCTCAGCCAGCAGAAAATTATACCGGGTACCAATTGACATATCGTCACAGAAATAGTGTAAATCGTGATTTCCCAAAAGTAACACGACACGATCTATGTTATCCTGCTTAAAACGGATGATATCAACAAAATTATTCCAAAGCTCATCATAGTCATTAATGTGATACGGATCTAAATAATCCCCCAAAAACACGATCGTCGCATTCTTATTCTCATCAACGATGTCCTTCCATTTTGCTGAACCATGTATATCACCTATGGCTATTATTCTGTTACACATATTTCTTACCTTTTAATTTTCCTATAATACCTAACACTCCAAACATATCCCGGAAATACAAATCACAGACAAACGACAAGCAAAACTGCTTCAGTCCCCGCCCTCCTATTTACGATTCTCGTGGTTGAATAACATTTTATCTTTTAACAGCACTTTAAAATCATCCGAAGTCAGTGTGGGCGGCCAATATTTTCCCAGCTGCATATAAGCCTTGTCGAGGGCATTGTCAATCTCCGATTTAGCGTCTTCAATTTGAGAAGACAATCCCCAAAAATCTATGACTTCATTTCCAATCCGGGCAAGATCCATCCGGGCAAGTTCTGCCGCTGAATACGACAAGGACAATGGCACATTTATGCTGCCTGCACATCGCTTTACCCGCACTGATACACAGTGGTTAACCGTCAGTAGTCCGGATTCAATCTTCAATTCCAGATTTTTCTTCTTACAATCCTGCACCAACATTTTAAACTGCTTATAATTTAACGAGAAACAACCCTTCCCTGATGTTTCTGCATCAATTATGTATTCCCCGCCAGGAACCTGTACTGATAATTTTCCGGGTTCACTAACCATAAATGCTATAGAATATACCTTTGCATATTTTCTGTGCATCTTAGCCCCAGCTGATAATGCCTTAAAAGCACTGGTGAGACTTTTTTTATTTACCTTTAAAAACAATCCACCTTCCATATCTGCTTATCGTGTTTATTAATTCATGTACTATTTTCGGATGTCCTTATCTTATACTTGTAAGTTTTTCACATTTACCTTATAGCCGGCAAAATTGTCCGTCCGATAATTAAAGGGTACTGACAACTGTTTCTGATATCAAATCATTGCCACTATGGCCTGGAATCGGCTTCTGGTCTCAGAAACAATGCTAATATCTTATCCATCTTATTTACAAATATAACAGAATATTTCCGTTTATCCCAATTATCTTGGTCTGAAAAAATTGGCTAGATCAACATGTTATGAAAGTGTATAATTAATCATATATCTCTTCATCCTTCTGAAGCATTCCTTTCCTGTATTTAGGCGTTACATCCAAAAGAACTACCACGTTTTTTTGTACCTTTGCCTACCGGATAGAAGACTGGTGAATAAGGTTGGAATATCTGTAATTAGATCAATGATTATGACAAGACAAACTACTTTGGCCCGACTGATGAGGGCAATGATTAAATATGACGGTGGCGATGTGCCACGTATCCAGCATTTCGTGAAAGTACATGATTTTGCACGAACAATCGGCGTGGCGGAAGGCCTGACTGACGAAGAGCTGTTTGTACTCGAAGCGGCTGCTATCCTGCATGATGTTGGCATACATGCGGCTGAAGCCAAGTATGGAAATTGCACCGGCAGGTATCAGGAAGAACTCGGACCGGCTGAGGCCCGGAAAGTCCTGGCTGAAACAGGAGGTTTTGATGAAGCGCAGACCGAAAGAATCTGCTGGCTGATAGCGCATCATCATACTTATACGGGTGTTGTGTCTAAAGATCACCGCATCTTGCTGGAAGCCGATTTCCTGGTCAACTCGTTCGAAGACCAGGTTTCAAAAGAAGGCATCATCGCCTTTCGCGAAAATGTGTTCCGCTCGGAGTCGGCTATCTCGATGCTCAACGATATGTGGGGACTGAGTTCCTTGCAGGAAAATCATAATGAACAGAATAACTAAATATAGAAGCGATGGAAACATTCTATGACGTAATAGCAGGCGACCAGCTTGTTCTGGTTGATTTCTTTGCCACGTGGTGCCAGCCCTGTAAGATGATGCACCCCGTATTGAAACAGGTAAAAGATGTATTGGGCGACCG is part of the Parabacteroides sp. AD58 genome and harbors:
- a CDS encoding NAD(P)H-dependent oxidoreductase, which codes for MKKILIVSGHPDLNDSFANKTILEEMHKLLPDAEIAYLDKLYPDFCIDVPKEQERLLRADIIVLQYPLFWYTAPSLLHRWIEKTFTHGFSHGKSGDKLKGKQLVLSFTTGAPEEMYSYDGPQQHLIDDFLTPYKQMANLCGLQWCGYVYSGGLSYASRHDEKELARMKEKSILHAHRLVEKLKSME
- a CDS encoding MATE family efflux transporter, producing the protein MAQLREMTSGPSLPLILNFTLPLLLGNLLQQTYSLVDAAIVGKFLGINALASVGASTSVVFLILGFCNGCCGGFSIPVAQKFGAHDYVTMRRYVSVSLKLTAVMSVVVAVITSLLCGFILRTMQTPENIFQGAYIYLLITFIGVPCTFFYNLLSCIIRALGDSKTPFWFLLLSTILNIILDLFFIITLGWGVAGAGIATVVSQGVSALLCYLYMYRKFDILKTEPSDRIFRKKLASQLLAIGVPMGLQFSITAIGSIMLQSANNALGTACVAAFTAAMRIKMFVMCPLDALGMAMATYSGQNYGAGKPERIWMGVKSATLMMVVYCAAIAAIMWGLADKFALLFISPDETEIMKDTVLFLHINTSFFVLLGSLSIFRYSIQGVGYTRLSMFSGVSEMIARVLVSLFLVPAFKFLGVCMGDPTAWLFANLFLIPAFFYVYRQLKESRKRNQVLANS
- a CDS encoding metallophosphoesterase, which gives rise to MCNRIIAIGDIHGSAKWKDIVDENKNATIVFLGDYLDPYHINDYDELWNNFVDIIRFKQDNIDRVVLLLGNHDLHYFCDDMSIGTRYNFLLAERIRRMFLDNRELFQYAYQVKNIIFTHAGISHPWFVNDFKGDIHGDIAAQLNAPDDRQVQALFQVGAVRGGDAGLMGGIFWADRSELNDPLHGFVQVVGHNRVDDVIELAYADHNKIIFCDCLWNGKFFKISI
- a CDS encoding HD domain-containing protein → MTRQTTLARLMRAMIKYDGGDVPRIQHFVKVHDFARTIGVAEGLTDEELFVLEAAAILHDVGIHAAEAKYGNCTGRYQEELGPAEARKVLAETGGFDEAQTERICWLIAHHHTYTGVVSKDHRILLEADFLVNSFEDQVSKEGIIAFRENVFRSESAISMLNDMWGLSSLQENHNEQNN